One window from the genome of candidate division WOR-3 bacterium encodes:
- the miaB gene encoding tRNA (N6-isopentenyl adenosine(37)-C2)-methylthiotransferase MiaB: MEKSKNKFYIRTYGCQMNKYDSEIIRSLLQKENFEEVSKIEEADYIFFNTCAVRENAEKRVLGRLDSLIGLKKKKPEVIVSVLGCVAKHNKTLFTHPVVDFIAPPDSYRELINTIKAKNKKIIPENPDEQYSEILPSPFKTSAYISITRGCNHFCSYCIVPYLRNKLRSRPPEDILKEAEKLVSEGTKEITLLGQNVNAYYYKGVDFPQILKMVSKIKDLKLLSFLTSHPADLPKNLFEVMAESQKIAKYLHLPLQSGSDKILSKMRRRYKINDYINIINKARSLLPELSLTTDIIVGFPGELEEDYKKTLDAVKRIRFDYAYMFAYSKREGTLASLFPLEVKDSIKKERLRILIETQNKITLEKTRELLGKELQVLTIENGKKNGQKIGKTKNGRIVILPGVAKIGFEYIIKIDKINGWVPIGEIKKEVN; encoded by the coding sequence ATGGAGAAGTCAAAGAATAAATTTTATATCCGCACTTATGGTTGTCAAATGAATAAATACGACTCTGAAATTATTAGGAGCCTTCTCCAAAAAGAGAATTTTGAAGAAGTTTCTAAAATTGAAGAGGCCGACTACATTTTCTTTAATACATGTGCGGTAAGAGAAAATGCTGAAAAAAGAGTCCTTGGAAGATTAGACTCTTTAATAGGGCTTAAAAAGAAAAAACCAGAAGTGATCGTCTCAGTTCTCGGTTGTGTAGCAAAACACAACAAAACTCTTTTTACGCATCCAGTAGTAGATTTTATAGCCCCTCCAGACTCTTATCGTGAGTTAATAAATACTATTAAAGCAAAAAATAAAAAAATAATTCCAGAAAATCCAGATGAGCAGTATTCAGAAATCTTACCATCCCCTTTTAAAACAAGTGCATATATCTCTATAACAAGAGGGTGCAATCATTTTTGCTCATACTGCATTGTTCCTTACCTCCGTAACAAATTAAGAAGTCGGCCTCCTGAAGACATCCTTAAAGAGGCTGAAAAACTTGTCTCTGAAGGAACAAAGGAAATTACTCTTCTTGGTCAAAATGTGAATGCATATTATTACAAAGGAGTGGATTTCCCACAGATTTTAAAAATGGTAAGTAAAATTAAAGATTTAAAATTATTAAGTTTCCTCACCTCTCACCCGGCGGATTTACCAAAAAATTTATTTGAAGTTATGGCAGAATCTCAAAAAATAGCAAAATACCTCCATCTCCCTCTTCAATCGGGATCCGATAAAATATTATCAAAAATGAGACGAAGATATAAAATTAATGATTATATAAATATAATAAATAAAGCAAGAAGCCTTCTTCCTGAACTCTCCCTTACAACAGACATAATTGTTGGATTTCCAGGAGAGTTAGAAGAAGACTACAAAAAAACTTTAGATGCGGTTAAAAGGATTCGTTTTGACTATGCATATATGTTCGCCTATTCTAAAAGAGAAGGGACCCTCGCATCTCTGTTTCCTCTTGAAGTAAAAGATTCTATAAAAAAAGAACGCCTAAGAATTTTAATAGAAACACAAAATAAAATCACTCTTGAGAAGACAAGAGAACTTTTAGGGAAGGAACTACAGGTTCTCACAATAGAAAACGGGAAAAAGAATGGACAGAAAATTGGAAAAACTAAAAATGGGAGAATAGTAATTCTTCCAGGGGTTGCAAAAATCGGTTTTGAATATATCATCAAAATAGATAAGATTAATGGGTGGGTTCCAATCGGGGAAATAAAAAAGGAGGTAAATTAA
- a CDS encoding adenylate/guanylate cyclase domain-containing protein, translated as MSKNGVLVLFSLIIIFILFVILEIRPQIYLPFERFLYDKREFFEMDFERKLNEIIIVDIDEKSIKELGRYHNWPRYYFGKAIETVSIQNPYVIGIDIVFSSPDSINDFTKEVYLLHLKRENQKLFSGDSLEIKAKLEKLLSSFSFDSYVASSISKAKRVVLASYLTEDFSDNPQVSLNNYYLGIEPPKKKELTFPGIVIPVPEYLNAGAKIGLVNDVFDSDGVRRREPLFFNYKGKTLPSFSFAIVGMAVKNWEFKDGKLKILGREINLEEGVFLRIKYQGDINTFKYVSFVDVIKKEVPDTLFKKKIVLFGSSLPELYDYSQTPFGAKLPGVECHANVIHNLLFSKPITIASKRIIFLISIVLISLTLFITNKTSPYISPIITLIIIGGYLLFTILMYMTYFVSYEMSRPVIGITLAFFTGLLSKVYFEEEEKKWIKDLFSRYVSKEVVNQIVKLPYLNLEGKRQEISVLFCDLRDFTPRAEMESPESIVEVLNIYFEEMSEAIFSYGGMVDKYLGDGIMALFGVPIFNPGHADKAVSCAIEMQNRIYSLNQKEILKGKPPLEIGIGINSGESIVGNVGSANRVEYTAIGDVVNTAARIEPLNKMYKTKILISEKTKNKLQGNYKIDFVGKVQLKGKTESIGIYSVSSELSLW; from the coding sequence ATGAGTAAAAATGGTGTTTTGGTTCTTTTTTCTCTTATAATAATTTTCATTTTATTTGTAATTTTGGAAATAAGGCCTCAGATTTATTTACCTTTTGAGAGATTTTTGTATGATAAGAGAGAATTTTTTGAGATGGATTTTGAAAGAAAGCTAAATGAAATAATTATTGTGGATATAGATGAAAAAAGCATTAAAGAACTTGGAAGATATCATAATTGGCCAAGATATTACTTTGGGAAAGCAATAGAAACAGTTAGCATTCAGAATCCCTATGTGATAGGTATTGATATAGTTTTTTCAAGTCCTGATTCAATAAACGATTTCACTAAGGAAGTTTATCTTTTACATCTAAAAAGAGAAAACCAGAAATTATTTTCTGGAGATTCCTTAGAAATAAAAGCTAAACTTGAAAAATTACTTTCTTCTTTCTCCTTTGATTCTTATGTAGCTTCTTCAATAAGTAAAGCAAAGAGAGTAGTTCTTGCTTCTTATCTTACAGAGGATTTTTCAGATAATCCTCAAGTTTCTTTAAATAACTATTATTTAGGAATAGAGCCTCCTAAGAAGAAAGAACTTACTTTCCCGGGAATAGTTATTCCTGTCCCTGAATACCTAAATGCAGGTGCAAAAATAGGTTTGGTTAATGATGTTTTTGATTCTGATGGAGTTAGGAGAAGAGAACCCTTATTTTTTAATTATAAAGGAAAGACTCTCCCTTCTTTTTCTTTTGCTATAGTAGGGATGGCTGTAAAAAATTGGGAATTTAAGGATGGAAAACTAAAAATCCTTGGGAGGGAGATAAATTTAGAAGAAGGGGTTTTTTTGAGGATAAAATATCAAGGAGATATTAATACTTTTAAGTATGTTTCTTTTGTTGATGTGATAAAGAAGGAAGTTCCTGATACTTTGTTTAAAAAGAAGATAGTTCTTTTTGGTTCTTCTCTTCCTGAACTATATGATTATTCTCAGACTCCATTTGGAGCAAAACTTCCAGGGGTTGAATGCCATGCCAATGTTATCCACAATCTTTTATTTTCTAAACCAATAACAATAGCTTCAAAACGCATTATATTTTTAATCTCTATTGTTTTAATTTCTCTTACTTTATTTATTACAAATAAGACTTCTCCATATATTTCCCCTATAATTACTCTTATAATAATTGGAGGTTATTTACTTTTCACGATTTTGATGTATATGACTTATTTTGTTTCTTATGAGATGTCAAGACCTGTTATAGGAATAACCCTCGCTTTCTTTACAGGTCTTTTATCTAAAGTTTATTTTGAGGAAGAAGAAAAGAAATGGATTAAGGATCTTTTTTCAAGATATGTTTCTAAAGAAGTTGTAAATCAAATAGTGAAGCTCCCCTACCTGAATCTTGAAGGAAAGCGTCAAGAAATTAGCGTTTTATTTTGTGATTTAAGAGATTTTACCCCGAGGGCTGAGATGGAGAGTCCGGAGAGTATTGTTGAGGTTCTTAATATTTATTTTGAAGAAATGTCTGAAGCGATCTTTAGTTATGGGGGGATGGTGGACAAATACTTAGGAGATGGAATAATGGCTCTTTTTGGTGTGCCTATATTTAATCCTGGGCACGCAGATAAAGCAGTTTCTTGCGCAATTGAAATGCAAAATCGAATTTATTCTCTTAATCAGAAAGAAATATTAAAAGGAAAACCTCCTTTGGAAATCGGGATAGGAATAAATTCAGGAGAATCTATTGTTGGAAACGTAGGTTCTGCAAATAGAGTTGAATATACTGCTATAGGAGATGTAGTAAATACTGCTGCAAGAATTGAACCCCTCAATAAAATGTACAAAACTAAGATTTTAATTTCTGAGAAAACAAAGAATAAGCTTCAAGGCAATTATAAGATAGATTTTGTGGGAAAGGTTCAGCTTAAAGGTAAAACCGAATCTATTGGGATATATTCGGTTTCTTCTGAATTGTCATTATGGTAA
- a CDS encoding MiaB/RimO family radical SAM methylthiotransferase has product MKVSFSTLGCKINQFYTNCLKQKHIEEGNEVVSLSENPDIAYINTCIVTARAGSESRKLYRKAKKYAKEVRILGCQAKLFPQEFEEKCWIEDKEIVSKLYTPIGSRTRPYLPIQFGCNNFCSYCIVPYARGKSYSLPENIIIKNIENLIEKGYKEVVITGIHIGNYQYQSKGLKELVEELLKFDIRIRLTSIMPNCITEDFIELFKNKNLMPHLHLSQQSGSDKILKRMHRKYTREKTLWIAEKIREIREDTCLAGDFIVGFPGEEEKDFLDTINLIKEANFNHLHIFRYSERPYTLGSLYPDRVKEFIRKERAYKLKKLGESQKLKFLKENLGKTFEVIIEGESSLEKNWLLGVTPNYIKIHFPKKEKKEGIISVRISDIKEGLVYGEVKE; this is encoded by the coding sequence ATGAAAGTATCTTTCTCTACTTTAGGTTGTAAAATTAACCAATTTTACACAAATTGCCTGAAACAAAAACACATTGAAGAAGGCAATGAGGTGGTTTCTCTCAGTGAAAACCCTGATATTGCTTACATAAACACCTGCATTGTGACAGCAAGAGCTGGTTCTGAAAGTAGAAAGCTTTATAGAAAAGCTAAAAAATATGCAAAAGAAGTAAGAATTCTTGGTTGTCAAGCAAAACTATTCCCCCAAGAATTTGAAGAGAAATGTTGGATTGAGGATAAGGAGATTGTAAGTAAATTATATACTCCTATTGGTTCAAGAACGAGACCATATCTACCAATTCAATTCGGCTGTAACAATTTTTGTAGCTACTGCATTGTTCCTTATGCAAGAGGCAAAAGCTACTCTTTGCCAGAGAATATAATAATCAAAAATATAGAAAATTTGATAGAAAAAGGTTATAAAGAAGTTGTCATAACTGGAATCCATATTGGAAATTATCAATATCAAAGTAAAGGCCTTAAGGAGTTAGTTGAAGAACTTTTAAAATTTGACATAAGAATCCGCTTAACTTCTATAATGCCTAATTGTATTACAGAAGATTTCATAGAACTTTTCAAAAACAAAAATCTAATGCCGCATCTCCATCTTTCCCAGCAATCTGGAAGCGATAAGATTCTTAAAAGAATGCACCGAAAATACACAAGAGAAAAAACATTATGGATAGCAGAAAAAATAAGAGAAATAAGAGAAGATACGTGTTTAGCCGGAGACTTTATTGTAGGGTTCCCTGGAGAGGAAGAAAAAGATTTCTTAGACACCATAAATCTTATAAAAGAAGCAAATTTTAACCACTTACACATTTTCAGATATTCAGAAAGACCATACACATTAGGAAGCCTATATCCAGATAGAGTTAAAGAATTTATAAGAAAAGAAAGAGCTTATAAGTTAAAGAAACTGGGAGAATCTCAAAAACTTAAATTTCTAAAAGAGAACCTCGGAAAAACATTTGAGGTAATAATTGAAGGGGAAAGCTCGTTAGAGAAAAACTGGCTTTTGGGGGTTACTCCAAATTATATAAAAATTCATTTTCCTAAAAAAGAAAAAAAAGAGGGAATTATTTCTGTAAGAATCTCTGATATTAAGGAAGGTTTGGTTTATGGAGAAGTCAAAGAATAA
- a CDS encoding LapA family protein: MKVKLTIWIIFIIFIIIFILGNTESMDIVFIKRFQAPKIVVILVSLAIGFIGGLLMGGRRKKEKTQREKISS; the protein is encoded by the coding sequence ATGAAAGTAAAATTAACTATATGGATAATATTTATAATTTTCATCATAATCTTCATTTTAGGGAATACAGAATCAATGGATATTGTATTCATAAAAAGATTCCAAGCGCCAAAGATCGTTGTAATCCTTGTAAGTCTTGCAATTGGTTTTATTGGAGGATTGTTAATGGGCGGAAGAAGGAAGAAAGAAAAAACTCAAAGAGAAAAAATAAGTTCCTAA